In Gouania willdenowi chromosome 15, fGouWil2.1, whole genome shotgun sequence, one DNA window encodes the following:
- the map3k4 gene encoding mitogen-activated protein kinase kinase kinase 4 isoform X3, producing MEPPDRNKPSRVAKPTDDANRQSSEVDEPWESPSEEEEPLYGTSPPCTNRQMKRMSSKHYRNIQTKSGGRSPNKADLNTSVLRESQKPAEPPEEQSYKQGKKQRAALRSTERDHKKTFEDSFMLDPLSKSSHFGALNMDPRKHYLSLGCSSCKLPVSMPHIARTHRQTSRTDCPADRLKFFETLRLLLKLTSMSSKRKEKEQRGLENMPFLGHNNEVIWLELQAWHARRSTGDQDLFLFTARQAIPDIIHEVLHFKVNYDNLRAIQCCGSQTIQGNYQSIPDLLCGENKPAVAETNHCGVKPWGFSACPSSNLNAAEPLGSGADCREHLQRQRLAFEQVKRVMELLESVEALYPSLQALQKDYDKYAARDFQGRVQALCLWLNITQDLNQKLRVMATVLGLHDLSRIGWPVFEIPSPRSSRGNEEEAEDDEENDSTATFTAETDSEDRDANDEDEPTCVVEGDVSPTLTNKFAHLLSEDGFLPTVAPGSVEASTGGGVFCPTAIYRPFVDKALKQMGLRKLILRLHKLMDRSLQRSRAALLCHSPALEFADFPDPMLYSDYLPELSRHISCHGPTDPELGSDQVSWEDLLDMDLPSFRPAFLVLCRVLLNVIHECLKLRLEQRPAGEPSLLSIKQLVRECKEVLKGGLLMKQYYQYMLRDVVTDAQGLQTNANIDEFEEDLHKMLVVYFDYMHSWIQMLQQLPQASHSLKNLLEEEWNFTKVITPYIRGGEAQSGKLFCDIAGMLLKSTGEFLDAGLQKSDHDFWEGADDNPASDEIRRSVKETSRSLKELFHEARERASKALGFAKMLRKDLEVAADFNITNGVTGLLEALKERHYVKVQIPGLEALHVFVPCGLMDQRPLILQLLNTAAGIDCSTEPDDEIAEHEAYLLMSKHRPGDSTTDSEWALWDGKLLKLVPQMETVDTLRTMKVENILLIVMQSAHLVAQRKAFQQSMEDVLTLSREQTSSQPLIATALEALKDEALQLCIKISTAIDQVEYMFTTEFEADAEESESSTLHQYYREAMIQGYNFAFEYHKEVVRLMSGEFRQRIGERYIAFARKWMTYVLTKCESGRGTKPRWATQGFDFLQAIEPAFISALPEDDFLSLQALMNECIGHVIGKPHSPVTGLYIAPRNSPRPVKFPRCHSDPPNPNLFIPNAEGFRGSSFHENDRLSTVAAELNFKSLSRHSSPTEDREEPLYPKGDPNSSARRSWELRTFISQSKDTAARQSPMEAVRRSIRKFEEKRYAIMKQRNIIGQVCHTPKSYDNVMHVGLRKVTFKWQRGNKIGEGQYGKVYTCINVDTGELMAMKEIRFQPNDHKTIKETADELKIFEGIKHPNLVRYFGVELHREEMYIFMEYCDEGTLEEVSRLGLQEHVIRLYSKQTTTAINVLHEHGIVHRDIKGANIFLTSSGLIKLGDFGCSVKLRNNTHTMPGEVNSTLGTAAYMAPEVITRAKGEGHGRAADIWSLGCVLIEMVTGKRPWHEYEHNFQIMYKVGMGHKPPIPEKLSTEGKDFLNHCLESEPKRRWTASMLLDHPFVKVCTDEE from the exons ATGGAGCCTCCGGATCGAAACAAGCCCAGCAG GGTGGCCAAGCCAACAGACGATGCAAACCGTCAGAGCTCTGAGGTGGATGAACCCTGGGAATCTCccagtgaggaagaggagccTCTCTATGGAACATCACCACCTTGTACCAACCGTCAGATGAAACGCATGTCCAGCAAGCATTACAGGAACATCCAGACGAAGAGTGGGGGGCGGTCACCAAACAAAG CAGACCTAAACACATCTGTCCTGCGAGAGAGTCAGAAGCCAGCAGAGCCTCCCGAAGAGCAAAGCTACAAGCAGGGCAAGAAGCAGAGGGCCGCGCTCCGCTCCACAGAACGAGACCACAAAAAGACATTTGAAGACTCCTTCATGCTGGACCCTCTCTCAAAGTCGAGCCATTTCGGAGCCCTCAACATGGACCCCAGGAAGCATTATTTAAGCTTGGGCTGCAGCAGTTGCAAGCTTCCTGTATCAATGCCCCACATAGCTCGGACTCATCGACAGACTTCTCGGACAGACTGTCCTGCAGACCGGCTCAAGTTCTTTGAGACTCTGCGGCTACTGCTCAAGCTCACGTCTATGTCCTCCAAGAGGAAGGAGAAGGAGCAGCGAGGCCTGGAGAACATGCCCTTCCTGGGCCACAACAACGAGGTGATCTGGTTGGAGCTGCAGGCCTGGCACGCACGTCGCTCCACAGGCGATCAAGACCTTTTTCTTTTCACCGCTCGCCAGGCCATACCCGACATCATTCACGAGGTGCTGCACTTTAAAGTGAACTACGACAACTTGCGAGCCATTCAGTGTTGTGGGTCACAAACAATCCAGGGGAACTATCAGAGTATCCCAGATCTGCTCTGTGGAGAGAACAAGCCAGCTGTAGCAGAGACCAACCACTGTGGAGTTAAACCATGGGGCTTTAGTGCATGCCCCTCCTCTAACTTGAATGCAGCAGAGCCTCTGGGGTCTGGTGCTGACTGCAGGGAGCATCTTCAGCGCCAGCGACTGGCGTTTGAACAGGTCAAGCGTGTTATGGAGCTGCTGGAGTCTGTGGAGGCTTTGTACCCTTCTTTACAGGCCCTACAGAAGGATTACGACAAGTATGCAGCACGAGACTTCCAGGGCAGAGTGCAGGCGCTCTGTTTGTGGCTCAACATCACACAGGACCTCAACCAAAAGCTGCGCGTCATGGCCACTGTGTTGGGCCTCCACGACCTCTCCCGCATCGGGTGGCCCGTCTTTGAGATCCCCTCACCTCGCTCCTCCCGTGGAAATGAAGAAGAGGCTGAGGATGATGAGGAAAATGACTCTACGGCCACTTTTACGGCGGAAACCGACAGTGAAGACAGGGATGCTAATGATGAGGATGAGCCAACATGTGTAGTAGAGGGAGACGTGTCTCCCACCCTGACTAATAAATTTGCCCATTTGCTATCAGAGGATGGATTTCTCCCAACCGTAGCTCCAGGAAGCGTAGAAGCAAGCACCGGTGGAGGTGTATTCTGCCCCACGGCGATCTACAGGCCCTTTGTGGATAAAGCCCTGAAACAGATGGGACTGCGTAAACTGATCCTGAGACTGCACAAACTGATGGATCGCTCTCTGCAGAGGTCCAGAGCAGCACTGCTCTGCCACAGTCCTGCACTGGAG TTTGCAGACTTCCCTGACCCCATGCTGTACAGCGATTACCTGCCTGAGCTTTCACGTCACATATCCTGTCACGGGCCGACCGACCCGGAGCTGGGGTCAGACCAGGTGTCCTGGGAAGACTTGCTGGACATGGATCTCCCATCTTTTAGGCCAGCATTCCTCGTGCTGTGCAGAGTCCTGCTCAACGTCATTCACGAATGCCTTAAACTACGACTGGAACAGAGGCCGGCAGGAGAACCATCGCTGCTCAGCATCAAACAG TTGGTGCGTGAGTGCAAAGAGGTTCTGAAAGGCGGCCTTCTGATGAAGCAGTATTATCAGTACATGCTGCGGGATGTGGTCACTGATGCTCAGGGTTTACAGACCAACGCCAACATTGATGAGTTTGAAGAAGACCTGCACAAGATGCTGGTG GTTTACTTTGACTACATGCACAGTTGGATCCAGATGTTGCAGCAGCTGCCTCAGGCATCTCACAGCTTAAAGAACCTGCTGGAGGAGGAGTGGAACTTCACTAAGGTCATCACTCCGTACATCCGGGGAGGGGAGGCCCAATCTGGGAAGCTTTTCTG TGATATTGCTGGGATGCTGCTAAAATCGACCGGAGAGTTTCTTGATGCCGGTCTTCAGAAAAGTGACCATGATTTTTGGGAAGGAGCAGATGACAACCCAGCCTCAGATGAAATCAG ACGTTCAGTGAAGGAGACCAGCCGCTCACTAAAGGAACTGTTTCACGAGGCCAGAGAACGAGCGTCGAAGGCCTTGGGCTTTGCCAAAATGCTTCGCAAG GACTTGGAAGTTGCTGCAGATTTCAACATCACTAATGGTGTGACTGGTCTCTTGGAGGCTCTTAAGGAAAGACACTATGTCAAG GTTCAGATTCCAGGCTTGGAGGCGCTCCATGTGTTCGTGCCCTGTGGTTTGATGGACCAGCGGCCGCTTATCCTGCAGCTTCTCAATACTGCTGCAGGTATAGACTGCTCCACTGAGCCTGATGATGAAATAGCTGAACATGAGGCATACCTGCTCATGAGCAAACACAGACCCGGGGACTCCACCACCGACTCTGAATGGGCTCTGTGGGATGGAAAGCTGCTCAAATTAGTCCCTCAGATGGAAACCGTCGACACGTTAAGGACCATGAAG GTGGAAAACATCCTTCTGATAGTGATGCAGTCGGCTCACCTGGTGGCCCAGCGGAAGGCCTTCCAGCAGTCCATGGAGGACGTACTCACCCTCAGCAGGGAGCAAACGTCCAGCCAGCCTCTCATCGCCACTGCCCTGGAGGCGCTTAAG GATGAAGCCCTACAGCTCTGCATAAAGATCAGCACCGCCATTGACCAAGTGGAGTACATGTTCACCACAGAGTTTGAGGCAGACGCGGAGGAGTCGGAGTCGTCCACTCTGCACCAGTATTACAGAGAGGCCATGATACAGGGCTACAATTTTGCCTTTGAG TACCATAAGGAAGTGGTGCGTCTGATGTCGGGGGAGTTCAGGCAGAGGATCGGGGAGCGCTACATAGCGTTTGCCAGGAAGTGGATGACCTACGTTCTGACCAAATGTGAGAGTGGCCGCGGTACCAAGCCCAG GTGGGCCACTCAGGGTTTTGACTTTCTCCAAGCCATAGAACCAGCCTTCATATCAGCATTACCAGAAGATGACttcctg AGCTTGCAAGCCTTGATGAATGAATGCATCGGACATGTGATCGGAAAACCCCACAGCCCAGTGACCGGCCTCTACATTG CACCCAGGAACAGTCCACGTCCAGTGAAGTTCCCACGCTGCCACAGTGACCCACCAAACCCAAACTTGTTTATTCCAAATGCAGAAGGATTCAG GGGCTCCAGTTTCCACGAAAATGATCGTCTCTCTACTGTCGCAGCAGAGCTTAACTTTAAGTCTCTGAGCCGCCACTCGAGTCCCACAGAGGACAGAGAag AGCCGTTGTATCCAAAGGGAGACCCGAACAGCTCTGCGCGTCGAAGCTGGGAGCTCCGCACCTTTATTAGTCAGTCTAAAG ACACAGCAGCACGGCAAAGTCCAATGGAGGCCGTCCGTCGATCCATTCGCAAGTTTGAGGAGAAACGCTACGCCATAATGAAGCAGCGTAACATCATCGGCCAAGTGTGTCACACTCCTAAATCCTACGATAACGTCATGCATGTCGGGCTCAGGAAAGTGACCTTCAAGTGGCAGAGGGGCAACAAAATAG GCGAGGGTCAGTATGGGAAAGTGTACACATGCATCAACGTTGACACTGGCGAGCTGATGGCTATGAAAGAG ATTCGATTCCAACCAAACGATCACAAAACGATAAAAGAGACGGCGGACGAGCTGAAAATCTTCGAAGGCATCAAACATCCAAACCTGGTGCGATACTTTGGAGTTGAGCTTCATCGG GAGGAGATGTACATCTTCATGGAGTACTGTGACGAGGGCACTCTGGAGGAGGTGTCCAGGCTGGGGCTGCAAGAGCACGTCATCAGGCTTTACAGCAAGCAGACCACAACGGCCATAAATGTCCTCCATGAACACGGCATCGTCCACCGGGACATCAAAG GAGCCAATATTTTCCTGACATCATCTGGCCTGATTAAACTGGGAGACTTTGGTTGTTCAGTGAAGTTGAGAAACAACACTCACACCATGCCAGGAGAGGTGAACAGCACTCTGGGAACAGCAG CATACATGGCCCCTGAAGTCATCACTAGAGCAAAGGGTGAAGGTCACGGCCGAGCTGCAGACATCTGGAGTTTGGGCTGCGTCCTTATTGAGATGGTGACTGGAAAG CGGCCCTGGCATGAATATGAGCACAACTTTCAGATCATGTACAAAGTGGGAATGGGCCACAAGCCCCCCATCCCAGAGAAGCTGAGCACAGAAGGAAAAGACTTCCTCAATCACTGTCTAGAGAGTGAACCCAAGCGACGCTGGACAGCTAGCATGCTGCTAGATCACCCATTTGTTAAA GTCTGCACTGATGAAGAGTGA
- the map3k4 gene encoding mitogen-activated protein kinase kinase kinase 4 isoform X1: MEPPDRNKPSRVAKPTDDANRQSSEVDEPWESPSEEEEPLYGTSPPCTNRQMKRMSSKHYRNIQTKSGGRSPNKADLNTSVLRESQKPAEPPEEQSYKQGKKQRAALRSTERDHKKTFEDSFMLDPLSKSSHFGALNMDPRKHYLSLGCSSCKLPVSMPHIARTHRQTSRTDCPADRLKFFETLRLLLKLTSMSSKRKEKEQRGLENMPFLGHNNEVIWLELQAWHARRSTGDQDLFLFTARQAIPDIIHEVLHFKVNYDNLRAIQCCGSQTIQGNYQSIPDLLCGENKPAVAETNHCGVKPWGFSACPSSNLNAAEPLGSGADCREHLQRQRLAFEQVKRVMELLESVEALYPSLQALQKDYDKYAARDFQGRVQALCLWLNITQDLNQKLRVMATVLGLHDLSRIGWPVFEIPSPRSSRGNEEEAEDDEENDSTATFTAETDSEDRDANDEDEPTCVVEGDVSPTLTNKFAHLLSEDGFLPTVAPGSVEASTGGGVFCPTAIYRPFVDKALKQMGLRKLILRLHKLMDRSLQRSRAALLCHSPALEFADFPDPMLYSDYLPELSRHISCHGPTDPELGSDQVSWEDLLDMDLPSFRPAFLVLCRVLLNVIHECLKLRLEQRPAGEPSLLSIKQLVRECKEVLKGGLLMKQYYQYMLRDVVTDAQGLQTNANIDEFEEDLHKMLVVYFDYMHSWIQMLQQLPQASHSLKNLLEEEWNFTKVITPYIRGGEAQSGKLFCDIAGMLLKSTGEFLDAGLQKSDHDFWEGADDNPASDEIRRSVKETSRSLKELFHEARERASKALGFAKMLRKDLEVAADFNITNGVTGLLEALKERHYVKVQIPGLEALHVFVPCGLMDQRPLILQLLNTAAGIDCSTEPDDEIAEHEAYLLMSKHRPGDSTTDSEWALWDGKLLKLVPQMETVDTLRTMKVENILLIVMQSAHLVAQRKAFQQSMEDVLTLSREQTSSQPLIATALEALKDEALQLCIKISTAIDQVEYMFTTEFEADAEESESSTLHQYYREAMIQGYNFAFEYHKEVVRLMSGEFRQRIGERYIAFARKWMTYVLTKCESGRGTKPRWATQGFDFLQAIEPAFISALPEDDFLSLQALMNECIGHVIGKPHSPVTGLYIAPRNSPRPVKFPRCHSDPPNPNLFIPNAEGFSSRSLPCDLRNQLFPNGPRPVPQGQGEHGPSKVPSSTANDVRGSSFHENDRLSTVAAELNFKSLSRHSSPTEDREEPLYPKGDPNSSARRSWELRTFISQSKDTAARQSPMEAVRRSIRKFEEKRYAIMKQRNIIGQVCHTPKSYDNVMHVGLRKVTFKWQRGNKIGEGQYGKVYTCINVDTGELMAMKEIRFQPNDHKTIKETADELKIFEGIKHPNLVRYFGVELHREEMYIFMEYCDEGTLEEVSRLGLQEHVIRLYSKQTTTAINVLHEHGIVHRDIKGANIFLTSSGLIKLGDFGCSVKLRNNTHTMPGEVNSTLGTAAYMAPEVITRAKGEGHGRAADIWSLGCVLIEMVTGKRPWHEYEHNFQIMYKVGMGHKPPIPEKLSTEGKDFLNHCLESEPKRRWTASMLLDHPFVKVCTDEE, encoded by the exons ATGGAGCCTCCGGATCGAAACAAGCCCAGCAG GGTGGCCAAGCCAACAGACGATGCAAACCGTCAGAGCTCTGAGGTGGATGAACCCTGGGAATCTCccagtgaggaagaggagccTCTCTATGGAACATCACCACCTTGTACCAACCGTCAGATGAAACGCATGTCCAGCAAGCATTACAGGAACATCCAGACGAAGAGTGGGGGGCGGTCACCAAACAAAG CAGACCTAAACACATCTGTCCTGCGAGAGAGTCAGAAGCCAGCAGAGCCTCCCGAAGAGCAAAGCTACAAGCAGGGCAAGAAGCAGAGGGCCGCGCTCCGCTCCACAGAACGAGACCACAAAAAGACATTTGAAGACTCCTTCATGCTGGACCCTCTCTCAAAGTCGAGCCATTTCGGAGCCCTCAACATGGACCCCAGGAAGCATTATTTAAGCTTGGGCTGCAGCAGTTGCAAGCTTCCTGTATCAATGCCCCACATAGCTCGGACTCATCGACAGACTTCTCGGACAGACTGTCCTGCAGACCGGCTCAAGTTCTTTGAGACTCTGCGGCTACTGCTCAAGCTCACGTCTATGTCCTCCAAGAGGAAGGAGAAGGAGCAGCGAGGCCTGGAGAACATGCCCTTCCTGGGCCACAACAACGAGGTGATCTGGTTGGAGCTGCAGGCCTGGCACGCACGTCGCTCCACAGGCGATCAAGACCTTTTTCTTTTCACCGCTCGCCAGGCCATACCCGACATCATTCACGAGGTGCTGCACTTTAAAGTGAACTACGACAACTTGCGAGCCATTCAGTGTTGTGGGTCACAAACAATCCAGGGGAACTATCAGAGTATCCCAGATCTGCTCTGTGGAGAGAACAAGCCAGCTGTAGCAGAGACCAACCACTGTGGAGTTAAACCATGGGGCTTTAGTGCATGCCCCTCCTCTAACTTGAATGCAGCAGAGCCTCTGGGGTCTGGTGCTGACTGCAGGGAGCATCTTCAGCGCCAGCGACTGGCGTTTGAACAGGTCAAGCGTGTTATGGAGCTGCTGGAGTCTGTGGAGGCTTTGTACCCTTCTTTACAGGCCCTACAGAAGGATTACGACAAGTATGCAGCACGAGACTTCCAGGGCAGAGTGCAGGCGCTCTGTTTGTGGCTCAACATCACACAGGACCTCAACCAAAAGCTGCGCGTCATGGCCACTGTGTTGGGCCTCCACGACCTCTCCCGCATCGGGTGGCCCGTCTTTGAGATCCCCTCACCTCGCTCCTCCCGTGGAAATGAAGAAGAGGCTGAGGATGATGAGGAAAATGACTCTACGGCCACTTTTACGGCGGAAACCGACAGTGAAGACAGGGATGCTAATGATGAGGATGAGCCAACATGTGTAGTAGAGGGAGACGTGTCTCCCACCCTGACTAATAAATTTGCCCATTTGCTATCAGAGGATGGATTTCTCCCAACCGTAGCTCCAGGAAGCGTAGAAGCAAGCACCGGTGGAGGTGTATTCTGCCCCACGGCGATCTACAGGCCCTTTGTGGATAAAGCCCTGAAACAGATGGGACTGCGTAAACTGATCCTGAGACTGCACAAACTGATGGATCGCTCTCTGCAGAGGTCCAGAGCAGCACTGCTCTGCCACAGTCCTGCACTGGAG TTTGCAGACTTCCCTGACCCCATGCTGTACAGCGATTACCTGCCTGAGCTTTCACGTCACATATCCTGTCACGGGCCGACCGACCCGGAGCTGGGGTCAGACCAGGTGTCCTGGGAAGACTTGCTGGACATGGATCTCCCATCTTTTAGGCCAGCATTCCTCGTGCTGTGCAGAGTCCTGCTCAACGTCATTCACGAATGCCTTAAACTACGACTGGAACAGAGGCCGGCAGGAGAACCATCGCTGCTCAGCATCAAACAG TTGGTGCGTGAGTGCAAAGAGGTTCTGAAAGGCGGCCTTCTGATGAAGCAGTATTATCAGTACATGCTGCGGGATGTGGTCACTGATGCTCAGGGTTTACAGACCAACGCCAACATTGATGAGTTTGAAGAAGACCTGCACAAGATGCTGGTG GTTTACTTTGACTACATGCACAGTTGGATCCAGATGTTGCAGCAGCTGCCTCAGGCATCTCACAGCTTAAAGAACCTGCTGGAGGAGGAGTGGAACTTCACTAAGGTCATCACTCCGTACATCCGGGGAGGGGAGGCCCAATCTGGGAAGCTTTTCTG TGATATTGCTGGGATGCTGCTAAAATCGACCGGAGAGTTTCTTGATGCCGGTCTTCAGAAAAGTGACCATGATTTTTGGGAAGGAGCAGATGACAACCCAGCCTCAGATGAAATCAG ACGTTCAGTGAAGGAGACCAGCCGCTCACTAAAGGAACTGTTTCACGAGGCCAGAGAACGAGCGTCGAAGGCCTTGGGCTTTGCCAAAATGCTTCGCAAG GACTTGGAAGTTGCTGCAGATTTCAACATCACTAATGGTGTGACTGGTCTCTTGGAGGCTCTTAAGGAAAGACACTATGTCAAG GTTCAGATTCCAGGCTTGGAGGCGCTCCATGTGTTCGTGCCCTGTGGTTTGATGGACCAGCGGCCGCTTATCCTGCAGCTTCTCAATACTGCTGCAGGTATAGACTGCTCCACTGAGCCTGATGATGAAATAGCTGAACATGAGGCATACCTGCTCATGAGCAAACACAGACCCGGGGACTCCACCACCGACTCTGAATGGGCTCTGTGGGATGGAAAGCTGCTCAAATTAGTCCCTCAGATGGAAACCGTCGACACGTTAAGGACCATGAAG GTGGAAAACATCCTTCTGATAGTGATGCAGTCGGCTCACCTGGTGGCCCAGCGGAAGGCCTTCCAGCAGTCCATGGAGGACGTACTCACCCTCAGCAGGGAGCAAACGTCCAGCCAGCCTCTCATCGCCACTGCCCTGGAGGCGCTTAAG GATGAAGCCCTACAGCTCTGCATAAAGATCAGCACCGCCATTGACCAAGTGGAGTACATGTTCACCACAGAGTTTGAGGCAGACGCGGAGGAGTCGGAGTCGTCCACTCTGCACCAGTATTACAGAGAGGCCATGATACAGGGCTACAATTTTGCCTTTGAG TACCATAAGGAAGTGGTGCGTCTGATGTCGGGGGAGTTCAGGCAGAGGATCGGGGAGCGCTACATAGCGTTTGCCAGGAAGTGGATGACCTACGTTCTGACCAAATGTGAGAGTGGCCGCGGTACCAAGCCCAG GTGGGCCACTCAGGGTTTTGACTTTCTCCAAGCCATAGAACCAGCCTTCATATCAGCATTACCAGAAGATGACttcctg AGCTTGCAAGCCTTGATGAATGAATGCATCGGACATGTGATCGGAAAACCCCACAGCCCAGTGACCGGCCTCTACATTG CACCCAGGAACAGTCCACGTCCAGTGAAGTTCCCACGCTGCCACAGTGACCCACCAAACCCAAACTTGTTTATTCCAAATGCAGAAGGATTCAG ctctCGGAGTCTCCCCTGCGATCTGCGGAACCAGCTTTTTCCCAACGGGCCCCGTCCCGTCCCTCAGGGACAGGGGGAGCACGGCCCCAGCAAAGTACCCAGCAGCACAGCCAATGACGTCAG GGGCTCCAGTTTCCACGAAAATGATCGTCTCTCTACTGTCGCAGCAGAGCTTAACTTTAAGTCTCTGAGCCGCCACTCGAGTCCCACAGAGGACAGAGAag AGCCGTTGTATCCAAAGGGAGACCCGAACAGCTCTGCGCGTCGAAGCTGGGAGCTCCGCACCTTTATTAGTCAGTCTAAAG ACACAGCAGCACGGCAAAGTCCAATGGAGGCCGTCCGTCGATCCATTCGCAAGTTTGAGGAGAAACGCTACGCCATAATGAAGCAGCGTAACATCATCGGCCAAGTGTGTCACACTCCTAAATCCTACGATAACGTCATGCATGTCGGGCTCAGGAAAGTGACCTTCAAGTGGCAGAGGGGCAACAAAATAG GCGAGGGTCAGTATGGGAAAGTGTACACATGCATCAACGTTGACACTGGCGAGCTGATGGCTATGAAAGAG ATTCGATTCCAACCAAACGATCACAAAACGATAAAAGAGACGGCGGACGAGCTGAAAATCTTCGAAGGCATCAAACATCCAAACCTGGTGCGATACTTTGGAGTTGAGCTTCATCGG GAGGAGATGTACATCTTCATGGAGTACTGTGACGAGGGCACTCTGGAGGAGGTGTCCAGGCTGGGGCTGCAAGAGCACGTCATCAGGCTTTACAGCAAGCAGACCACAACGGCCATAAATGTCCTCCATGAACACGGCATCGTCCACCGGGACATCAAAG GAGCCAATATTTTCCTGACATCATCTGGCCTGATTAAACTGGGAGACTTTGGTTGTTCAGTGAAGTTGAGAAACAACACTCACACCATGCCAGGAGAGGTGAACAGCACTCTGGGAACAGCAG CATACATGGCCCCTGAAGTCATCACTAGAGCAAAGGGTGAAGGTCACGGCCGAGCTGCAGACATCTGGAGTTTGGGCTGCGTCCTTATTGAGATGGTGACTGGAAAG CGGCCCTGGCATGAATATGAGCACAACTTTCAGATCATGTACAAAGTGGGAATGGGCCACAAGCCCCCCATCCCAGAGAAGCTGAGCACAGAAGGAAAAGACTTCCTCAATCACTGTCTAGAGAGTGAACCCAAGCGACGCTGGACAGCTAGCATGCTGCTAGATCACCCATTTGTTAAA GTCTGCACTGATGAAGAGTGA